Below is a window of Candidatus Thermoplasmatota archaeon DNA.
GCAGATACTGGTGGTGTAAATGACAGATTCATCGAATATACAATTAAACATTTTAAAGATGCTGATGTTATTGGCGTAGATCCAAAATTCATACCCACTAAGGATACATGGGTTGAATCAGCTATTACTTATGGATGGGATCCTGATAAAACATTTACATTTTATATTCATCCTCGCTTGATGAGACGCACAGTATTTTTAGATCTGGGCGGGTTCCCTTTGGTGGGTGGAGAGGATAGGTTGCTAGGAAAGAAAGTAAACGAACTTCTTTGGACAACGTCTAAGAAAATCGTAATGGAACAGAGAGCAATCTGTTATTTTCACGTAACTCATACACTCAGAGAATTTTGGAAGGGGCAAAGATGGAAGGGCAGAGCATATCCGTATATGCTAAAAGCGACAGGCGATGAGCCATCTATGTACGCCGCAATATATCTTAATGCGGTAGTATCTTACAGTATATTTTTTGCGATTTTAATACCCATATCACTACTTTTTGTGATTGCTTTTGTTCCTCTAATAGCGTGTTTTTTATGGTATTTAGTACAGGGTATAAAACACTCAGCAGTTAAGATTTTCATGGCAAAATTTTTATTATATTTTATTGGCGGTTTTGCAAGAGGTATCGGTTTTGTAGAATCAATTGTGCGGAAGAAAAGGGCGCAGATTTGCGGATAGGTGATTTATTCAGTCAGTCAAACAAAAAAGATATATATTGGGTAAGGAATAATAGTAAATAGTTACAAACCGGTGTGAGATATGATAATAACAAGAACACCATCCCGAATAACTTTCGGAGGCGGAGGAACAGATTTACCGTCCTACTATTCTAAATACAGTGGATTCCTTGTAAGCGCTGCTGTTAATAAATACGTTTATATAAACCTTCACGATATTTTCATAGACAAAATTATTGCGCATTATTCAAAATCAGAAATGGTTAACAATGTAGACGAGCTGCGCCATCCCATAATAAGAGAAGCACTGAAATTAACAGGAGTTACTAAAAGGATAGAAGTGGGAAGCATGTCCGATATACCTGCAAGGGCTGGTTTAGGATCCTCAGGCAGTTTCACGGTCGGGCTGCTCAAAGCACTTCATATCTATAAAAAAGAACACATATTGCCTAATCAGCTCGCTGAAGAAGCGTGCAAAATAGAAATAGACATTTTGAAAGAGCCTGTCGGAAAGCAGGACCAATATATTGCTGCCTTTGGAGGAATAACCGCTTTTACCTTTAGTAAAGATGGGCATGTGACCGTTGTTCCTTTGAGATTGTCAAGCGATGTACTCCTAGATTTAGAAGAGAATTTACTGTTGTTTTTCACAGGTTTCTTAAGGAAGTCACATAGTGTATTAGAACACCAAGACATACTTACCAAGAGCGACGACGTGTCAATGATTAACTCATTACATGAAATTAAAAAAATAGGTATCGAATGCAAAAAAGCGTTAGAGCAGGGAAATACTGTCAAGTTCGGCGAACTTCTCGACATACATTGGCAGAGTAAAAAAGCAAGGTCTAAAGGCATGAGTAATCCAAAAATTGACAGGTGGTACGATATCGCAATGAAACACGGCGCAGTTGGTGGGAAACTTGTTGGCGGTGGCGGTGGTGGATTCTTAATGTTTTACGCTAAAGATAAAGATAAACTAAGGAAAGCAATGGCCGAACAGAAACTTTGCGAAGTAAGATTCTCATTCGATTTTGAAGGCTCAAAAGTTTTAGTTAGCAACTAATGAAAAAATATGAACGACAAAAAGATAACAGTATTCGGAACATGGCATTTAGGATGCGTGACTGCTGCTTGTCTAGCTGAATTAGGATATGAAGTTGTTGGCACGGATTTTGATGAGGAAATAGTAAATAAGCTATCTCATGGGCACCCGCCCATATTTGAACCGGGATTAGAAAACCTCATTAAGAAAAATATTAAGAAAAAAAATTTAATATTCTGTTTTGACAAAAAAGTTGCTTTAAATAGAGCAGATGTTATTTTTATAACTTTTGACACTAAAATTGACGAAGAGGATCGAGTTGATTTGGGTGATATTTACAAGGCAGTAGATGAAATTATAAAATATGCCAAGAGCTCTTCAATAATAATTATTAGCAGTCAGGTTCCAACAGGCACCTGTTCTAAAATAAGGGAACACATTCTTAAAAAAAATAAAACGCTAAAATTTGATATTTGTTACATGCCCGAAAATTTAAGGTTGGGGTCGGCCATAAACTCATTCCTTAAGCCGGATAGGATTGTTATAGGTGCAAATGATGAAAATACATTAAAAAGAGTGAAAAAACTATGTCAGCCCTTAAAATGTGAGATAGTTACAATGAGTACTGAAAGTGCTGAGATGACTAAACACGCCTTAAATGCGTATCTTGCAACATGTGTGAGTTTCATTAACGAGATATCCGACCTATGCGAGATATGTAATGCCTCTGCTTCAGATGTTGTAAAGGCGTTGAAATTAGATAGGCGGGTAAGTCCTTATGCACCGATTAATCCTGGCTTGGGTTTTTCAGGTGGAACTTTAGCAAGAGATATTCAGATACTGAGAGAGATCGGAGATTTAAATAAGTTTGATACAAAACTTCTTGACGCTGTTAAAGAAGTCAATGATAATAGAAAGCATTTTATTTTTAATAGAATTAATAGATTGTTTGGACATGTAACTTCGATTCAAATAGGCATTCTCGGATTGACCTACAAGCCCGGAACAAACACATTAAGAAGATCTTTATCTTTAGAGGTTGCAAGGGAGCTTCTCTCATATGGAGCAATAGTAAAAGCTTTTGACCCTAAGGTTCGTTCTCAAGTCCCTGAGCTACCGGAATTAAAAGTCTGCAAGAATGTCAACGAAGTTGCTAAAAATAGCGATGTGCTTGTATTAATTACAGAATGGCCTGAATTTAAAAAATTGCAACTTGAAAGAATAAAAGCGCTTATGAAAAAACCAATTTTTATTGACACCAAAAATTTTTTAAATCCAAAAAACTTTAGGAAATTACATTTTAGGTACATAGGCATTGGTGAAAAACATGAAGCTTAAAGACAAAGTTGCTATAATTACAGGTGCGAGCAGGGGAATCGGAAAATGTATTGCAGAGACTTTTGCAAGAGAGGGATGCAACTTAACAATAGTATCAAGAAACTTGAAGGAAATATGTAGTGTGGCTGATGAGTTGAAAAGGTATAATGTTGACATTTTGCCTTTAAAATGTGATGTTTCAAACTTTAATGATGTTGAAGAGATGACTAAAAAAACAATAGACCGTTTTAAGAGAATAGATATTTTAGTAAACAATGCTGGGATTTACGGGCCTTTGGGTAGTTTAGTTAATAACGATATCGAACTTTGGATGAAAACTATTAATATTAATTTATTAGGTACAGTTATGTGTACAAAATCAGTTCTTCCTTATATGATAGCAGCGAGAAAAGGCAAAATTATCAATCTATCTGGTGGTGGTGCAGGTGGACCACCAGTGCCTACATTTAGTGCCTATGGCACATCTAAAGACGCAGTTGTTAAATTTACTGAGATTATCTCAGAAGAAGTGAAGGACTACAATATCCAAATAAATTCAATAGCGCCTGGCGCTGTTAATACAAGGCTTCTAGATCAAGTGTTAGAAGCTGAAGATAAAATTGATAAAAAATTTTTAGAGAAAGCAAAAAAACAAAAAGAAACAGGTGGTACACCTCCAGAGAAAGCTGCACAACTTGCATTATATTTAGCTTCTGATGACTCAGATGGTATAACCGGCAAATTAATCAGTGCTGTTTGGGATGATTATCAGAATTTTAAAAATTCGTTAGATGAGATTAAATCAACTTCAATTTACACTCTAAGAAGAATTGATAATCTTAAATACAGAGAGGTTACCGAATGAATGTAGGAATAATAGGTGCGGGCTTGGTAGGTAATAAACGAGCTAGAGCATTATGCAACGAAAATCTTGTTGTCGTAGCAGATGTAAATGAAGACAGAGCTAAATCCCTTGCTGAAAAGCACAAATGTGATTACACTTCAGATTGGAAGGAGGTTGTAAAGAATGATAATATAGATATAGTGATAGTTTCTACACCAAATAAATATCTGGCTCCGATAACCGTTGAGGCAATAGAGAATGGCAAGCATGTACTTGTAGAAAAACCAGGCGCTACAACTCCGAAAGATCTAAAAAAGATGCAGGTCATCGCTGCAAAGCATAAGGTTAAAGTTAAAGTTGGATTCAATCACAGATTTCATCCAGCAGTGGTCAAGGCAAAAGAGATATTTGACAGAGGAGATGCGGGAGAACTTATGTTTCTCAGAGGCAGATATGGACATGGCGGCAGACTTGGCTATGATAAAGAATGGCGTGCAGATCCTGAGATTGCAGGTGGCGGCGAAATGCTCGACCAGGGGATACATCTTATAGACTTAGCTAGAATGTTTGCAGGAGATTTTGATAAAGCTGTCGGGTTTACTGAGACTATGTTCTGGAATATGCAAGTAGAAGATAACTGTTTTGCGCTTCTTAGAAATAAATCTGGAAAAATTGCTTTTTTGTCTGCAAGCTGGACGCAATGGAAAAATCTTTTCTCGTTTGAAGTCTTTGGAAAGACAGGACTGCTTGTTATTGATGGGCTGGGTGGAAGTTACGGCGAGGAGACATTAACGTTCTACAAAATGAAACCTGAATTAGGGATACCTGATAAATTTGTATATAAATGGGAAGAGGATAATTCGTGGGATTTGGAATTCAGAGAGTTCTGCTCTGCCATAAAAGAGGGTAGGGAACCTGTTGGCAACTTAGATGATGCGTATAAAGCAATGAAATTGGTTTTTGACATTTATAAATGGAGCAATAAATGGATGAGAAAATGAACATCGAAGAGCTGATAGAAAAATATTTTTCAGAAATGAAAGAGGTGATAGATAAA
It encodes the following:
- a CDS encoding glycosyltransferase, whose translation is MKVSIIIPTLNESEHIENTLKNWLNQTYKDIEIIIVDGGSTDGTLDIIQKLSKKHPNIKLLIRKKAYPPEARNIGAKEASGEIIALMDADTGGVNDRFIEYTIKHFKDADVIGVDPKFIPTKDTWVESAITYGWDPDKTFTFYIHPRLMRRTVFLDLGGFPLVGGEDRLLGKKVNELLWTTSKKIVMEQRAICYFHVTHTLREFWKGQRWKGRAYPYMLKATGDEPSMYAAIYLNAVVSYSIFFAILIPISLLFVIAFVPLIACFLWYLVQGIKHSAVKIFMAKFLLYFIGGFARGIGFVESIVRKKRAQICG
- a CDS encoding galactokinase; amino-acid sequence: MIITRTPSRITFGGGGTDLPSYYSKYSGFLVSAAVNKYVYINLHDIFIDKIIAHYSKSEMVNNVDELRHPIIREALKLTGVTKRIEVGSMSDIPARAGLGSSGSFTVGLLKALHIYKKEHILPNQLAEEACKIEIDILKEPVGKQDQYIAAFGGITAFTFSKDGHVTVVPLRLSSDVLLDLEENLLLFFTGFLRKSHSVLEHQDILTKSDDVSMINSLHEIKKIGIECKKALEQGNTVKFGELLDIHWQSKKARSKGMSNPKIDRWYDIAMKHGAVGGKLVGGGGGGFLMFYAKDKDKLRKAMAEQKLCEVRFSFDFEGSKVLVSN
- a CDS encoding nucleotide sugar dehydrogenase; the protein is MNDKKITVFGTWHLGCVTAACLAELGYEVVGTDFDEEIVNKLSHGHPPIFEPGLENLIKKNIKKKNLIFCFDKKVALNRADVIFITFDTKIDEEDRVDLGDIYKAVDEIIKYAKSSSIIIISSQVPTGTCSKIREHILKKNKTLKFDICYMPENLRLGSAINSFLKPDRIVIGANDENTLKRVKKLCQPLKCEIVTMSTESAEMTKHALNAYLATCVSFINEISDLCEICNASASDVVKALKLDRRVSPYAPINPGLGFSGGTLARDIQILREIGDLNKFDTKLLDAVKEVNDNRKHFIFNRINRLFGHVTSIQIGILGLTYKPGTNTLRRSLSLEVARELLSYGAIVKAFDPKVRSQVPELPELKVCKNVNEVAKNSDVLVLITEWPEFKKLQLERIKALMKKPIFIDTKNFLNPKNFRKLHFRYIGIGEKHEA
- a CDS encoding SDR family oxidoreductase; amino-acid sequence: MKLKDKVAIITGASRGIGKCIAETFAREGCNLTIVSRNLKEICSVADELKRYNVDILPLKCDVSNFNDVEEMTKKTIDRFKRIDILVNNAGIYGPLGSLVNNDIELWMKTININLLGTVMCTKSVLPYMIAARKGKIINLSGGGAGGPPVPTFSAYGTSKDAVVKFTEIISEEVKDYNIQINSIAPGAVNTRLLDQVLEAEDKIDKKFLEKAKKQKETGGTPPEKAAQLALYLASDDSDGITGKLISAVWDDYQNFKNSLDEIKSTSIYTLRRIDNLKYREVTE
- a CDS encoding Gfo/Idh/MocA family oxidoreductase, whose product is MNVGIIGAGLVGNKRARALCNENLVVVADVNEDRAKSLAEKHKCDYTSDWKEVVKNDNIDIVIVSTPNKYLAPITVEAIENGKHVLVEKPGATTPKDLKKMQVIAAKHKVKVKVGFNHRFHPAVVKAKEIFDRGDAGELMFLRGRYGHGGRLGYDKEWRADPEIAGGGEMLDQGIHLIDLARMFAGDFDKAVGFTETMFWNMQVEDNCFALLRNKSGKIAFLSASWTQWKNLFSFEVFGKTGLLVIDGLGGSYGEETLTFYKMKPELGIPDKFVYKWEEDNSWDLEFREFCSAIKEGREPVGNLDDAYKAMKLVFDIYKWSNKWMRK